The Fimbriimonas ginsengisoli Gsoil 348 genome window below encodes:
- a CDS encoding prepilin-type N-terminal cleavage/methylation domain-containing protein, with protein sequence MSLSKHSRAFTLIELLVVIAIIAILAAILFPVFAQAKVAAKKTADLSNTKQIATATMIYGTDNDDLFPLQAGRDCGGLWNFNSRVYVPADWNKSAVATDNGGCQKRVHSGYQTPPTEVLAYVKSDQMWQMPGTSVASPPTGGDWDYSAGNQLKAPIKITYSMNGLMTGYSTTAVVSPATTPAWWPGFGKTAYNGYTYTNPFLICPDPNAACTFSGSGPNFGGGESCNNMDNHNSPGFANGTQSGFGNIDYGTVWAFGKTENWVYTDGHAKSRPTGTGGAKDDPFVTSPTYRATGVPAQNLVYIDSQCHVPLFRPDYQP encoded by the coding sequence ATGTCCCTTTCCAAGCATTCCCGAGCATTTACACTGATCGAACTCCTCGTAGTGATCGCCATCATTGCGATCCTCGCCGCCATCCTTTTCCCCGTCTTCGCCCAGGCGAAGGTCGCGGCGAAGAAGACGGCCGACCTCTCCAATACCAAGCAGATCGCCACCGCTACGATGATCTACGGGACCGACAACGATGACCTCTTCCCGCTACAGGCGGGCCGCGATTGCGGAGGTCTGTGGAACTTCAACTCCCGAGTGTACGTTCCTGCCGACTGGAATAAGTCTGCGGTAGCGACCGACAACGGTGGCTGTCAGAAGCGGGTCCACTCCGGCTATCAAACGCCTCCCACCGAGGTGCTGGCTTACGTCAAGAGCGACCAGATGTGGCAGATGCCCGGTACATCGGTCGCCTCGCCTCCCACCGGTGGCGATTGGGACTATAGCGCGGGGAACCAGCTCAAGGCGCCGATTAAGATCACCTACAGCATGAACGGTCTCATGACCGGCTACAGCACGACCGCCGTCGTCTCCCCGGCGACCACCCCGGCATGGTGGCCCGGCTTCGGCAAGACCGCCTACAACGGCTACACCTACACCAACCCGTTCCTCATCTGTCCGGATCCGAACGCGGCCTGCACCTTCAGCGGTAGCGGACCCAACTTCGGCGGAGGGGAAAGCTGTAACAACATGGACAACCACAACTCCCCCGGTTTCGCCAACGGGACCCAGTCTGGCTTTGGAAACATCGACTACGGCACGGTGTGGGCGTTTGGCAAGACCGAAAACTGGGTGTACACCGACGGCCACGCAAAATCGCGGCCCACGGGAACCGGCGGCGCCAAGGACGATCCGTTCGTCACATCTCCGACCTATCGGGCAACCGGCGTTCCGGCTCAGAACCTCGTTTACATTGACTCTCAGTGTCATGTACCGCTGTTCCGCCCGGATTATCAGCCCTGA
- the thrB gene encoding homoserine kinase: protein MIRIRVPATTANLGPGFDCMGLALDLWNSFEFYPRASGFVVESHGEGEGQLPSDATNLIVTTMLQEIDLLGAERPAGARIVCHNTIPAASGLGSSSTATLAGLLFASAWARHLAGTDPAEIDRAAILERAVEVEGHGDNVAPALLGGFVIVMPDSSGVLTQRIPHVPIKAVVCVPEFAYLTSEARAALPGSYQKADAIFNIGRALLVAEALRTGDDEMLARAMNDRIHEPYRLPAIPGASTARERAIEAGAISVPLSGAGPGLIAFARQGYDRIGRAMNTAFREAGLQSRYWILDATDQGVHIGRLPV from the coding sequence ATGATACGTATCCGGGTTCCGGCAACGACGGCCAATCTTGGTCCTGGCTTCGACTGCATGGGGCTTGCCCTCGACCTCTGGAATTCGTTCGAGTTCTATCCCCGAGCATCCGGCTTTGTGGTCGAATCGCACGGAGAGGGAGAAGGCCAGCTTCCGTCCGACGCGACCAATCTGATCGTCACCACGATGCTGCAGGAGATCGATCTCCTTGGAGCGGAGCGCCCGGCCGGCGCCCGCATCGTTTGCCATAACACCATTCCCGCCGCTAGCGGCCTCGGTTCCAGTTCGACGGCGACCCTCGCGGGACTGCTTTTTGCCAGCGCATGGGCGCGGCACTTGGCGGGTACCGACCCGGCGGAAATCGACCGGGCGGCGATCCTCGAGCGCGCGGTCGAGGTGGAGGGGCACGGAGACAACGTAGCCCCCGCGTTGCTCGGAGGCTTCGTCATCGTTATGCCCGATTCCTCCGGCGTCCTCACGCAGAGGATCCCGCACGTGCCGATCAAGGCGGTGGTTTGCGTGCCGGAGTTCGCCTACCTCACCTCGGAGGCACGCGCGGCACTACCGGGCTCCTATCAGAAAGCGGATGCGATTTTCAACATCGGTCGGGCGTTGCTGGTGGCAGAGGCGCTCCGCACCGGCGACGACGAGATGCTCGCCCGCGCCATGAATGACCGGATTCACGAGCCGTACCGCCTACCGGCGATCCCGGGAGCGAGCACTGCTCGCGAGCGCGCCATCGAGGCCGGGGCTATCTCCGTCCCGCTCAGCGGGGCCGGTCCTGGCCTCATCGCATTTGCCCGCCAAGGCTACGACCGGATCGGCCGCGCGATGAATACCGCTTTTCGCGAGGCGGGGCTCCAATCCCGATACTGGATACTGGATGCGACCGACCAAGGAGTTCATATTGGACGGCTTCCCGTTTAA
- a CDS encoding GntR family transcriptional regulator: protein MARTSGQGKVGWRDIFDRLEEGINSGAYAPGSKLPTEAQLIAEFGASKMTVHRALQELSSSGLITRVERVGTFVAKLEAPTPERGKIGLFLPTNEGFLEIKLLAGIREAAGDDRQLVLYATDNDPVLEAEMLTKAVGEVDGILILPTGHPRVSRRLEEINESVCPVVCLDREPTSAKLPSVATGNYEAAKAGMEYLTGAGHRRIAYFGLFAMEMSSLSDRYRAYHDVMTGIGVEDPTSLSRFIEARDSADFFVELRLFEDALFRLTSGPEPITAAFCVNEHYLGVLLEVCHLLPPDVRERFEIVSFCDWPSLSFPSVRTHLIRQDARAVGRLAAAKLCRAMAGEKLPLTRDEIPASFEPVPFDPNPFEPSRRAFLFDPGAGGVEL from the coding sequence ATGGCGCGTACCAGTGGTCAGGGTAAGGTTGGTTGGAGAGATATTTTTGACCGACTTGAGGAGGGAATCAATTCCGGCGCATATGCTCCCGGAAGCAAATTGCCCACCGAAGCACAACTGATCGCCGAATTTGGCGCTTCCAAAATGACCGTTCACCGAGCTCTCCAAGAGCTCTCGTCGTCCGGCCTGATTACCCGGGTCGAGAGGGTCGGAACGTTTGTCGCTAAGCTCGAGGCACCTACGCCCGAGCGGGGCAAGATCGGCTTGTTTTTGCCTACGAACGAAGGATTCCTCGAAATCAAGTTGCTCGCGGGGATTCGTGAGGCGGCAGGCGACGATCGGCAGCTCGTTCTTTATGCCACCGACAACGATCCGGTGCTGGAAGCGGAAATGCTGACGAAAGCGGTGGGAGAGGTGGACGGAATTCTGATCCTTCCAACGGGCCATCCGCGAGTTTCGCGACGGTTGGAGGAGATCAACGAATCCGTGTGCCCGGTGGTGTGTCTCGACCGCGAGCCCACGAGCGCGAAGCTTCCTTCCGTCGCCACCGGCAACTACGAAGCCGCAAAAGCAGGCATGGAGTATCTGACGGGAGCGGGCCATCGGCGCATCGCTTACTTCGGCCTTTTTGCCATGGAGATGTCGTCGCTTAGCGACCGTTACCGGGCCTACCACGACGTGATGACCGGAATCGGGGTTGAAGACCCAACTAGCCTCTCCCGCTTTATCGAGGCGAGGGACAGCGCCGACTTCTTCGTTGAGCTTCGGCTATTCGAGGATGCGCTATTCCGCCTAACATCGGGGCCTGAGCCGATCACGGCGGCGTTTTGCGTCAACGAGCATTACCTCGGGGTTCTTCTCGAGGTTTGCCATCTTCTTCCTCCCGACGTTCGAGAGCGATTCGAAATCGTATCTTTTTGCGATTGGCCGAGTCTTTCCTTTCCCAGCGTTCGGACCCACCTCATTCGGCAAGACGCCAGGGCGGTCGGCCGGCTCGCGGCGGCCAAGCTGTGTCGCGCGATGGCCGGAGAGAAGCTTCCGCTCACCCGAGACGAAATTCCTGCCAGCTTTGAGCCGGTTCCGTTCGATCCAAACCCTTTCGAGCCGAGCCGGCGCGCGTTCCTCTTTGATCCTGGCGCCGGAGGCGTTGAACTCTAA
- a CDS encoding dihydrolipoamide acetyltransferase family protein, with protein sequence MTEVIMPKMGDGMEEGTLLEWLKKEGDKVKTGEVIGTIQTDKATLELEAPGTGSLAGFLLKGGETVPVGVPIAAILKEGESLPAGWGGKDAMPAASAAAEVPVPNGAVPAAEAAPAVNQAAPAPAPAADAGRVKASPLARKIAQEKGLDLGQIQGSGPGGRIVEKDVRGATPAAPAAAAAPQPVAASEEDVVVPLPRLRQITAKRTLESKTQVPHFYVTVEVDVERIMELREMFERDGSGKISINDFVVKASALALRDMPIVNSVFQGDKLLQKGGVHVGIAVALEDGLTVPVIKNVDALSLRQISARAKELAKKARDNKLGMDELQGSTFAISNMGMLDVDNFIAIINQPNAAIVAIASVRKKVVVGENDEIEIRSRMNITGSFDHRVVDGAVGAKFINLMKDYLQNPTRLMS encoded by the coding sequence ATGACCGAAGTGATCATGCCCAAAATGGGAGACGGGATGGAGGAGGGAACCCTCCTCGAGTGGCTCAAGAAGGAGGGCGACAAGGTCAAGACCGGAGAGGTCATCGGGACGATCCAAACGGATAAGGCGACTCTCGAACTTGAGGCGCCAGGCACCGGAAGCCTCGCCGGATTCCTGCTGAAAGGTGGCGAGACGGTTCCCGTCGGTGTGCCGATCGCGGCCATTCTCAAGGAAGGCGAATCGCTACCCGCTGGTTGGGGTGGAAAAGATGCGATGCCCGCCGCGTCCGCAGCCGCCGAAGTTCCGGTCCCTAACGGCGCCGTGCCCGCTGCCGAAGCCGCGCCAGCGGTCAACCAGGCCGCCCCCGCTCCGGCGCCGGCCGCCGATGCGGGCCGAGTGAAAGCTTCGCCGTTGGCCCGCAAGATCGCCCAGGAGAAGGGGCTCGATCTTGGCCAGATTCAGGGCTCGGGACCCGGCGGACGAATCGTTGAGAAAGACGTGCGGGGAGCAACGCCCGCGGCCCCTGCTGCCGCTGCCGCCCCTCAGCCGGTGGCCGCGAGCGAGGAGGACGTCGTCGTACCGTTGCCCCGGCTTCGACAGATCACTGCGAAGCGCACCTTGGAAAGCAAGACCCAGGTTCCTCACTTTTACGTCACCGTCGAGGTGGATGTGGAGCGAATCATGGAGCTGCGCGAAATGTTCGAGCGAGACGGCAGCGGCAAGATCTCGATCAACGACTTCGTGGTAAAAGCTTCGGCCCTTGCCTTGCGCGACATGCCGATCGTGAACTCCGTCTTTCAGGGCGATAAGCTGCTTCAAAAGGGCGGCGTCCACGTCGGAATCGCCGTGGCCCTAGAGGACGGGCTTACCGTCCCGGTCATCAAGAATGTGGACGCGCTCTCGCTTCGTCAGATCAGTGCTCGCGCCAAGGAGCTTGCCAAGAAGGCTCGCGACAACAAGCTGGGCATGGACGAATTGCAAGGCTCGACCTTCGCGATCTCCAACATGGGAATGCTCGACGTCGATAACTTCATCGCCATCATCAACCAGCCGAACGCCGCTATCGTCGCGATCGCCTCGGTTCGAAAGAAGGTGGTCGTGGGTGAAAACGACGAGATCGAGATCCGAAGCCGAATGAACATCACCGGTTCGTTCGACCACCGCGTGGTGGACGGCGCGGTTGGAGCGAAGTTCATCAACCTGATGAAGGATTACCTCCAGAACCCGACCCGCTTGATGTCGTAG
- the thrC gene encoding threonine synthase, translated as MAWRGLIERYGDRLDISHAVPPVTLYEGNTPLIPAPRLAAEIAPGAELHLKYEGLNPSGSFKDRGMTTAITQAVSEGARAVICASTGNTAASAAAYAARAGLKCAVLIPEGKVALGKLAGAIAYGADVIAIEGSFDDALRMVREIAETMPIALVNSVNPARLEGQKTAAWEITDHLGGVPDWLCLPVGNAGNITAYWIGFCQNGGPKMPRVLGAQAAGSAPIVMGHPIENPDTIATAIRIGNPARWKQAEEVLRASHGMILAVSDEEILEAQRLVATLEGVYCEPSSAAGLAGLRRAVREGTLDPNGLQIAAVLTGHGMKDPDTTIRWHRSEPPIASTTDALRQRLERK; from the coding sequence ATGGCATGGCGCGGCTTGATCGAACGTTACGGCGACCGACTCGATATCTCCCACGCCGTGCCGCCGGTGACGCTTTACGAGGGGAATACCCCCTTGATTCCCGCCCCAAGGCTTGCCGCTGAAATCGCACCCGGGGCCGAGTTGCACCTGAAGTACGAAGGGCTCAATCCGAGCGGGTCGTTTAAAGACCGGGGGATGACGACGGCGATCACCCAGGCCGTCTCCGAGGGAGCCCGCGCGGTTATCTGCGCATCCACCGGAAATACCGCCGCCAGCGCCGCCGCCTACGCGGCAAGGGCGGGCCTCAAGTGCGCCGTTCTGATCCCGGAAGGAAAGGTAGCTTTGGGCAAGCTCGCGGGCGCGATCGCCTACGGCGCGGATGTGATCGCGATCGAAGGATCGTTCGACGACGCGTTGCGGATGGTACGGGAGATCGCGGAAACAATGCCGATCGCCCTGGTCAACTCCGTAAATCCGGCTCGTTTGGAGGGACAGAAAACCGCCGCCTGGGAGATTACCGACCATCTTGGCGGCGTCCCCGACTGGCTATGCCTGCCGGTCGGCAACGCCGGCAACATCACCGCCTATTGGATCGGTTTTTGCCAGAACGGCGGCCCTAAGATGCCGCGCGTCTTGGGAGCGCAGGCGGCCGGCTCGGCTCCGATCGTCATGGGCCATCCAATTGAGAATCCCGACACGATCGCGACCGCGATCCGGATCGGCAACCCAGCCAGGTGGAAGCAGGCGGAAGAGGTTCTCCGGGCCTCTCACGGCATGATCCTCGCCGTGAGCGACGAGGAGATCTTGGAGGCGCAACGCCTGGTGGCTACCTTGGAGGGGGTCTATTGCGAACCCTCGTCGGCGGCCGGGCTCGCGGGACTGCGGAGAGCCGTTCGGGAAGGAACGCTCGATCCCAACGGGCTTCAGATCGCCGCCGTGCTTACCGGACACGGAATGAAAGATCCGGACACGACGATCAGGTGGCATCGATCAGAGCCTCCGATCGCGTCCACCACCGACGCGCTTCGTCAGCGGCTGGAGCGGAAATGA